Proteins co-encoded in one Alphaproteobacteria bacterium PA2 genomic window:
- a CDS encoding glutathione S-transferase, giving the protein MAMVITAFERSPDRGRGLARDMRVRWALEEVGQAYEVRLVSFEAMKEAPHLALHPFGQIPTLEDGDLALFESGAIVLHLAERYEGLLPREASARGRAVSWLFAALNSVEPSILELETSRFFETSQPWHPARLPMVEGRVSVRLGQVSQALAGQEWLDGDFSAGDLMMASVLIRLKSSGLLNAFPNLEEYLARCEARPAYGRAFAAQLAVFQASEAGRPG; this is encoded by the coding sequence ATGGCGATGGTCATTACGGCTTTTGAGCGGTCCCCGGACCGGGGGCGCGGCCTTGCCCGTGACATGCGCGTCCGATGGGCCCTGGAGGAAGTGGGCCAGGCCTATGAGGTTCGCCTGGTGTCCTTCGAGGCCATGAAGGAAGCCCCACATCTGGCTCTCCACCCCTTCGGCCAGATTCCAACCCTGGAGGATGGCGATCTCGCCCTGTTCGAGAGCGGTGCGATCGTGCTGCACCTTGCTGAACGGTACGAAGGTCTCCTGCCGCGGGAGGCCTCGGCTCGGGGAAGGGCGGTTTCCTGGCTTTTTGCCGCCCTGAATTCGGTGGAGCCATCGATCCTGGAACTTGAGACCTCACGCTTCTTCGAGACGTCCCAGCCCTGGCATCCTGCGCGATTGCCAATGGTGGAAGGGCGCGTCTCCGTTCGACTGGGGCAGGTCTCCCAGGCCCTTGCGGGTCAGGAATGGCTGGATGGCGACTTCAGCGCCGGCGATCTGATGATGGCTTCGGTGCTGATCAGGCTGAAGTCTTCGGGCCTGCTGAACGCATTTCCGAACCTTGAGGAGTATCTGGCCCGTTGCGAGGCCCGCCCGGCCTATGGGCGGGCCTTTGCGGCGCAGTTGGCCGTGTTCCAGGCCTCTGAAGCCGGGCGCCCCGGATAG
- a CDS encoding short-chain dehydrogenase has product MSKPVINPNGTLKGKVALVTGASRGIGEAIAARLAMEGAKVVVSARTAADGESRLPGTLADTVERIKAAGGEAVLIKADLAQAIERERLVEEAEAAFGPIDILINNAAITYFMPVVDFTEKRFKLMMEVQVYAPFHLAQLVLPGMIARKSGSIVNISSPAGLHPKQPYSPFRGGTVYGLCKAALERFTTGLASEVQSDGVAVNVVSPGLVDTPGVAVHGLINEASKDRVQPIEYIAEAVYQLAKADPMTMTGRIDYAEPLLKELGLKPSELI; this is encoded by the coding sequence ATGTCAAAGCCGGTCATCAATCCAAACGGAACCCTGAAGGGCAAGGTCGCCCTGGTCACTGGCGCCAGCCGCGGCATCGGCGAGGCCATCGCCGCCCGCCTGGCCATGGAAGGCGCCAAGGTCGTGGTTTCCGCCCGTACGGCGGCGGACGGCGAAAGCCGACTGCCCGGCACCCTGGCTGACACAGTCGAGCGCATCAAGGCCGCTGGCGGCGAGGCTGTACTGATCAAGGCTGACCTCGCCCAGGCCATTGAACGCGAGCGTCTGGTGGAAGAGGCCGAGGCCGCCTTCGGCCCTATCGACATCCTGATCAACAATGCCGCCATTACTTATTTTATGCCGGTGGTCGACTTCACCGAGAAGCGGTTCAAGCTGATGATGGAGGTGCAGGTCTATGCGCCCTTCCATCTTGCGCAGCTTGTCCTGCCGGGCATGATCGCCCGGAAATCCGGCTCCATCGTGAATATTTCTTCGCCGGCCGGCCTGCATCCCAAGCAACCCTACAGCCCCTTCCGCGGCGGGACGGTCTATGGCCTCTGCAAGGCGGCGCTCGAGCGCTTCACGACCGGCCTGGCTTCGGAAGTCCAGTCCGATGGCGTGGCGGTGAATGTGGTGTCTCCCGGGCTGGTGGATACCCCCGGGGTGGCGGTGCACGGCCTGATCAACGAGGCCTCCAAGGACCGCGTTCAGCCAATCGAGTACATTGCCGAGGCGGTCTATCAACTGGCCAAGGCCGATCCCATGACCATGACAGGGCGGATCGACTATGCCGAACCCCTGCTCAAGGAACTGGGTCTGAAACCCTCGGAACTTATCTAG
- a CDS encoding sterol desaturase: MTVQMILHNLAQTLMQTLSTWLQPGSIFSVQALLSALIITIAFYALRKPRRRFPQMEAWRRLLFPKKFVQSRSTRVDLVYYLINTFVAGGLIGWAILSLPQTSQAVTTFVNGATGPHPPLIANPWLAQAVMTLVLFLAYDFSYWLDHYLKHVIPALWPFHRVHHTAELLTPLTATRVHPVDTLIFANIQVLVMGAVNGALHAALGDAVSSFTIGATNVIVVVFLYTVIHLQHSHVPIRFTGVWGRIFFSPAHHHIHHSSDPAHYGHNMGSCLAIWDAMFGTLYMPDRVTRPLAYGAESEGEDPHSLTGGLLFPFRQVMDLARPQRIDAPQAGAPTTAS, translated from the coding sequence ATGACCGTTCAGATGATCCTGCACAATCTGGCGCAGACGCTCATGCAGACCCTGTCGACATGGCTGCAGCCCGGTTCGATCTTCTCGGTCCAGGCCCTGCTGAGCGCGTTGATCATCACCATTGCCTTCTACGCCCTCAGGAAGCCCCGCCGACGTTTTCCGCAGATGGAAGCCTGGCGGCGGCTGCTGTTTCCGAAGAAGTTCGTGCAAAGCCGATCAACCCGGGTCGATCTGGTCTATTACCTGATCAACACCTTCGTGGCGGGCGGCCTCATCGGTTGGGCCATCCTGTCCCTGCCCCAGACCAGCCAGGCTGTAACCACATTCGTAAATGGCGCAACGGGGCCCCATCCGCCGCTCATCGCCAACCCCTGGCTCGCCCAGGCGGTGATGACCCTGGTGCTCTTTCTGGCCTATGACTTCTCATACTGGCTGGACCACTATCTGAAGCATGTGATCCCGGCCCTCTGGCCCTTTCACAGGGTTCACCACACGGCCGAACTCCTGACTCCCCTCACGGCGACCCGTGTGCATCCGGTGGACACCCTGATCTTCGCCAACATCCAGGTTCTGGTCATGGGCGCGGTAAACGGCGCCCTGCATGCCGCCCTGGGCGATGCGGTCAGTTCCTTCACCATTGGCGCGACCAATGTGATTGTCGTCGTATTCCTCTACACGGTGATCCACCTGCAGCACTCGCATGTGCCCATCAGGTTCACCGGCGTCTGGGGCCGGATCTTCTTCTCACCCGCCCACCATCATATCCACCACAGCTCCGATCCCGCCCACTATGGGCACAATATGGGGTCCTGCCTGGCCATCTGGGACGCCATGTTCGGCACGCTCTACATGCCCGACAGGGTCACGCGACCCCTGGCCTATGGCGCCGAGAGCGAGGGAGAGGATCCCCATAGCCTGACCGGCGGCCTGCTGTTTCCGTTCCGCCAGGTCATGGATCTGGCGCGGCCGCAGCGGATCGACGCGCCACAAGCGGGCGCGCCGACTACAGCCTCCTAG
- a CDS encoding Rossman fold protein, TIGR00730 family, with the protein MSSTPPISGPAASPTYRLAALDQDFLLSDSLRGVRFHLEYEKPEQILRAAGIESTIVVFGSARSHEDSPGDGARWYAAARAFGRLASERGGACHGQSPLRNVIATGGGPGIMEAANRGARDAGAPTIGFNIALPHEQAPNAYITPALTFQFHYFAMRKMHFAMRASALVVFPGGFGTFDELFEILTLRQTRKMPRIPVVLFDEAFWREAVGFDALARRGLIANEDLDLFRFAETPEQIWTCLVEQGLT; encoded by the coding sequence ATGAGCTCCACGCCCCCGATCTCCGGCCCGGCGGCTTCGCCGACCTACAGGCTGGCCGCCCTGGATCAGGATTTCCTCCTGAGCGACAGCCTTCGCGGCGTCCGGTTTCATCTGGAGTATGAAAAGCCCGAACAGATCCTGCGGGCTGCAGGGATTGAGTCCACCATTGTCGTCTTCGGCAGCGCCAGATCCCATGAGGACAGTCCCGGAGATGGGGCGAGATGGTATGCCGCCGCCAGGGCTTTCGGGCGCCTGGCTTCAGAGCGGGGTGGCGCTTGTCACGGTCAGTCGCCCCTGCGCAATGTCATTGCTACCGGCGGCGGGCCGGGGATCATGGAGGCCGCCAACCGCGGCGCAAGAGACGCCGGTGCGCCGACCATCGGCTTCAACATCGCCCTACCCCATGAACAGGCGCCCAACGCCTACATCACCCCGGCCCTGACCTTCCAGTTCCACTATTTCGCCATGCGCAAGATGCACTTCGCCATGCGGGCCTCGGCGCTGGTGGTGTTTCCCGGCGGCTTTGGGACATTTGATGAGCTGTTCGAAATCCTCACCTTGCGCCAGACGCGGAAGATGCCGCGCATACCTGTGGTGCTTTTTGACGAAGCCTTCTGGCGGGAAGCTGTCGGATTTGACGCCCTGGCGCGTCGCGGGCTTATTGCCAACGAGGATCTCGACCTGTTCAGGTTTGCGGAAACGCCGGAACAGATCTGGACCTGCCTTGTTGAGCAGGGGCTGACTTAG